From the Anaerolineales bacterium genome, one window contains:
- a CDS encoding YCF48-related protein — translation MNKRHIGVLMTVLVPLLLLTGCADPTAQATMVPEVDTEQSGEAPAAEAPEEAVPQDAWQMIIESEVPQPVRMAGFMNESFGITGGATGAGKTHYSNDGGETWTMSEGSGGCIYGIEIIDEGTVWVCGRNTGASFSTPGGVRLSLDGGQTWEEPADYRITPEYCPLSFLDAQTGWFVSGNQLNATFDGGATIQAIVLPEEGMHIAAISLLSEAEGYVLGYDGVIYVTQDGGATWEPMKIDLQRFEGMKMYEAGDVGSSAMRFIDRETGVIVMSLLGENKESALVALRTTDGGQTWTDERLLEKLGTPFISHDGLYVTVSDLFSSLLRVFRYTGS, via the coding sequence ATGAATAAACGTCACATCGGAGTCCTCATGACTGTTCTGGTCCCATTGTTGTTGCTGACGGGTTGTGCAGATCCAACTGCCCAGGCGACAATGGTGCCGGAGGTCGATACGGAGCAATCCGGCGAAGCGCCGGCTGCGGAAGCCCCAGAAGAGGCGGTCCCGCAAGATGCTTGGCAGATGATCATCGAAAGCGAGGTCCCTCAGCCCGTTCGCATGGCCGGATTCATGAATGAAAGCTTTGGTATTACCGGCGGTGCCACCGGAGCAGGAAAAACTCACTACTCAAACGATGGTGGAGAGACATGGACGATGTCAGAGGGGAGTGGAGGTTGCATCTACGGCATCGAGATCATCGACGAGGGTACCGTGTGGGTCTGCGGCCGCAATACAGGAGCATCGTTTTCCACGCCGGGCGGAGTGCGTCTGAGTTTGGATGGCGGCCAAACCTGGGAGGAGCCGGCGGATTACCGCATCACCCCCGAATATTGCCCATTGAGTTTCCTCGACGCACAGACCGGCTGGTTTGTTTCCGGAAACCAACTCAATGCGACCTTCGATGGTGGGGCTACGATACAGGCGATCGTGCTGCCTGAAGAGGGTATGCACATCGCGGCGATTTCCCTGCTCTCCGAGGCCGAAGGTTACGTGCTGGGATACGACGGCGTCATCTACGTCACGCAAGACGGAGGCGCGACCTGGGAGCCTATGAAAATCGACCTGCAGCGCTTCGAAGGGATGAAGATGTATGAAGCCGGCGACGTCGGTTCATCCGCGATGCGATTTATCGATCGGGAGACGGGTGTGATCGTCATGAGCTTGCTGGGGGAGAATAAAGAAAGCGCATTGGTAGCGTTGCGCACAACGGACGGTGGGCAAACCTGGACCGATGAAAGGCTCCTGGAAAAACTGGGCACGCCTTTCATCTCGCACGACGGCTTGTACGTCACCGTCAGCGACCTTTTTTCCAGTCTGCTGCGTGTATTCCGCTACACAGGCAGTTGA
- a CDS encoding homoserine dehydrogenase, with amino-acid sequence MKIVRVALIGFGNVGQGFAEILRDRAKEYQEIFGLDIRIVAVSDLQFGSVYDPDGLDPAALLSAIQNSGSFTGLDAEESEWDTQTTIVKCNADVIAEISFTDLDSGEPATSYVRQALKNGKHVITTNKGPIALHFSELDELAQENGVRIGFEGTVMSGTPALRLGMQMLRSAGVRKIEGILNGTTNYILSEMTKGLSYQSALKDAQRLGYAEADPRGDVEGHDAAAKVAILSTVLMGSAIRPDQVERTGITGLTQEKIGEAQENGQCWKLIGSVEKKNGEVVACVKPMCLPRSHPFAAVNGATNAIHYTTDLLGEVTLIGPGAGRVETGLALINDLISIYSS; translated from the coding sequence ATGAAAATCGTTCGTGTAGCGCTCATTGGATTTGGAAACGTGGGACAGGGTTTTGCGGAAATTCTCCGCGATCGTGCAAAGGAGTATCAAGAAATTTTCGGCCTGGACATCCGCATCGTGGCGGTCAGCGATCTGCAATTCGGCTCGGTCTACGACCCGGACGGGCTGGATCCGGCCGCGCTGTTATCCGCGATTCAGAATAGCGGATCCTTTACCGGCCTTGATGCCGAAGAGTCCGAATGGGATACGCAAACAACGATCGTGAAGTGCAACGCCGACGTCATTGCAGAGATCAGCTTCACGGATCTCGATTCCGGCGAACCGGCCACGAGTTACGTCCGCCAGGCGCTAAAAAATGGCAAACACGTGATCACGACGAACAAGGGACCCATCGCCTTGCACTTCAGCGAACTCGACGAGCTGGCACAGGAAAACGGGGTGCGAATTGGTTTTGAGGGCACGGTGATGAGTGGAACACCTGCGTTGCGCCTCGGCATGCAGATGCTGCGCAGCGCTGGCGTTCGAAAAATCGAAGGCATCCTCAACGGGACGACCAACTACATCCTGAGTGAAATGACCAAAGGTCTTTCGTATCAAAGTGCTCTGAAGGACGCACAGCGCCTCGGCTATGCGGAAGCCGATCCGCGGGGCGACGTGGAAGGCCACGACGCCGCGGCGAAAGTGGCGATTCTCAGCACCGTGCTCATGGGATCGGCGATAAGACCCGATCAAGTAGAGCGTACGGGCATTACCGGCCTGACGCAGGAAAAGATAGGGGAAGCGCAGGAAAACGGACAGTGCTGGAAGTTGATCGGCAGTGTGGAAAAAAAGAACGGCGAGGTCGTGGCGTGCGTGAAACCGATGTGCCTGCCCCGGAGCCATCCGTTTGCCGCAGTCAACGGCGCGACCAACGCCATTCATTACACCACGGATTTACTCGGTGAAGTGACGCTCATCGGCCCCGGCGCAGGACGAGTGGAAACCGGGTTGGCGTTGATCAACGATCTGATCTCGATTTACAGCAGCTAA